One Gammaproteobacteria bacterium DNA segment encodes these proteins:
- a CDS encoding tRNA threonylcarbamoyladenosine biosynthesis protein TsaB has translation MKLLAIETSTDACSCALWIAGELRERFEIAPRNHGMLILSMVESLLLEGGLRLGELDGLAFGCGPGAFTGLRIAAGVIQGLAFSAELPVVPISSLAALAQGVRLPLNPAISSTEGEMAEWIVAVQDARMGEVYYSAFRRAPDFMVREVAMARVCRPERVTLPEGGGIWAVAGSGWRTYGVALAQSLAEYEITVLSESLYPHARDVARLGVVELAAGRGISAEQALPVYLRDDVTGKK, from the coding sequence ATGAAACTACTCGCCATTGAAACTTCCACAGATGCCTGTTCCTGCGCCTTGTGGATAGCGGGAGAATTACGTGAGCGCTTCGAGATCGCTCCGCGTAATCACGGAATGCTGATATTATCCATGGTCGAGTCATTATTACTTGAAGGGGGATTACGTCTTGGGGAGTTAGATGGCCTTGCTTTTGGTTGCGGTCCAGGAGCTTTTACCGGGTTACGTATTGCTGCGGGGGTCATCCAAGGTCTAGCGTTTTCTGCGGAATTGCCGGTAGTTCCGATTTCCTCCTTGGCAGCCCTGGCGCAAGGGGTAAGGCTTCCCCTCAATCCCGCGATTTCTTCTACAGAAGGAGAAATGGCGGAATGGATAGTAGCGGTTCAGGACGCACGGATGGGAGAGGTCTATTACAGCGCCTTTCGACGCGCCCCCGATTTCATGGTGAGAGAAGTAGCGATGGCTAGGGTATGTCGGCCAGAACGGGTCACCTTGCCCGAAGGCGGGGGAATATGGGCGGTCGCGGGCAGTGGTTGGCGTACTTATGGCGTTGCCCTTGCTCAATCTCTAGCCGAATACGAGATTACGGTCCTGTCGGAATCGCTCTATCCCCACGCAAGAGACGTAGCCCGTTTAGGTGTAGTCGAACTTGCCGCAGGACGGGGAATATCAGCAGAGCAGGCATTACCGGTGTATCTACGAGATGATGTGACAGGCAAGAAATAG
- a CDS encoding ATPase, with the protein MKFTVPEFRAWKNKKVTLLGMSGVGKTRLSATLRRHDWFHYSGDYRIGSRYLDEDILDLIKQQAMQVPFLRDLLRKDWISIRNNIQVDDLGPVLSFVGKLGNPERGGLSLAEFVRRQAMYRQAEIAAMHDVPTFVRKAQEVYGYQHFVNDVGGSLCELEAPEIIELLAQHTLILYIKVTTPDEEQALIYRAQSDPKPLYYRPAFLDEHLPIYLSERNLEYAAEIDPDEFTRWIFPRLFHARLPRYEAIANPLGYTVTSHEVGAVRNEADFMTLVENAIARQTVTE; encoded by the coding sequence GTGAAATTTACCGTCCCGGAATTCCGTGCTTGGAAAAACAAGAAAGTTACGCTTCTCGGCATGTCCGGGGTGGGCAAGACGCGCCTGTCTGCCACCCTGCGTCGCCATGATTGGTTTCACTATTCAGGGGACTACCGGATCGGTTCCCGCTACCTAGATGAGGACATCCTCGACCTCATCAAGCAACAAGCCATGCAGGTGCCCTTCCTGCGCGACCTGCTGCGCAAGGATTGGATTTCTATCCGCAACAACATCCAGGTTGACGACCTGGGGCCAGTATTGTCCTTTGTCGGCAAGCTTGGCAACCCAGAACGGGGAGGGTTGAGCCTTGCAGAGTTCGTGCGTCGCCAGGCAATGTACCGCCAAGCCGAGATCGCGGCCATGCACGATGTCCCGACCTTCGTCCGCAAGGCCCAGGAGGTCTACGGCTACCAACACTTCGTCAACGATGTGGGTGGCTCCCTGTGCGAGTTAGAGGCACCTGAGATCATCGAGCTACTCGCCCAACACACCCTAATCCTCTACATCAAGGTCACCACACCTGACGAAGAGCAGGCCCTCATCTACCGCGCTCAATCCGATCCGAAACCCCTCTATTATCGTCCGGCTTTTCTCGACGAACACCTGCCGATATACCTTAGCGAGCGCAATTTGGAATATGCCGCAGAGATCGATCCAGACGAATTTACCCGTTGGATCTTTCCACGACTATTCCACGCCCGGTTACCACGCTATGAGGCAATTGCTAACCCCCTCGGCTATACCGTTACCTCCCATGAAGTAGGAGCAGTTCGCAATGAGGCCGACTTCATGACATTGGTGGAAAACGCCATTGCCCGCCAGACGGTAACAGAATAA
- a CDS encoding hypothetical protein (Evidence 5 : Unknown function), translating into MPVHSDIPSSRPGDIPDAGSGGITRRYLAPSVPVTRVYPGEEVTARYSPKVTLPFPEDVVASPNNPGGLSGVLVADRYRVLEGPLGGVTGEAEVFLCRDEHTATEVAVKIYRYQAHSKEEVIRQLRGVHHPHVLCLLTVGQWGGALLRGGGVLCWRDLGRRYTGIRGRATAPFVGSAGGIGILSPSGHRPPRHQTYQSILPRCSTAGAANRRFWHQFLSGPGRCGTSYHLCRPLDSGLRRP; encoded by the coding sequence ATGCCCGTCCACTCCGATATTCCTTCTTCACGCCCTGGTGATATCCCGGACGCTGGCTCTGGTGGTATCACTCGTCGCTACCTTGCCCCCTCAGTACCAGTTACCCGCGTCTATCCCGGGGAAGAGGTAACGGCCCGCTATTCGCCCAAGGTCACGCTCCCGTTCCCCGAAGATGTTGTGGCTTCACCCAACAATCCGGGTGGTTTGAGTGGGGTGCTGGTAGCAGATCGCTATCGAGTGCTGGAAGGGCCACTGGGAGGTGTCACTGGTGAGGCGGAAGTCTTCCTCTGTCGTGATGAACACACTGCGACCGAAGTGGCGGTAAAGATCTATCGCTACCAGGCTCACTCCAAGGAGGAGGTTATCCGCCAGCTTCGGGGGGTACACCATCCCCATGTTTTGTGTCTACTGACTGTGGGCCAGTGGGGGGGGGCGCTTCTACGAGGTGGCGGAGTATTGTGCTGGCGGGACCTTGGCCGACGTTATACCGGTATCCGAGGAAGAGCTACGGCGCCATTTGTCGGGAGTGCTGGAGGGATTGGAATACTGTCACCGTCAGGGCATCGTCCACCGCGACATCAAACCTACCAATCTATTCTTCCGCGATGTAGCACGGCGGGAGCTGCTAATCGGCGATTTTGGCATCAGTTCCTATCTGGACCTGGGCGATGTGGTACGAGTTACCACCTCTGCCGACCGCTTGACTCTGGACTTCGCCGCCCCTGA
- the metAS gene encoding Homoserine O-succinyltransferase, producing MPLVAHNGLPSFERLRQEGVNILPASRAVQQDIRELHIGLCNMMPDAALEATERQFFRLVGESNPIAQFYVHPFTLDTLPRGGAAQEHIARYYEPFEKVREEGLDALIISGANVTHTDLSQESFWEPLITIIGWALESVTSTLCSCLTTHAVLQFLYGQHRVAMPHKRWGVYSHRVVDMHHPLVKDINTRFDVPHSRWNGISREQFEAAGIRILAESEEAGVHLAVSKDQLRMVFFQGHPEYDTISLLKEYKRDVALYANGQISNHPPFPEHYFSLRERTILEEYHQRVELARTRGNPPPEFPEHLVNQRLDNTWHDTAEAVVGNWMGCIYQVTHSDRCRPFMDNVDPNDPLGLGKF from the coding sequence ATGCCCTTGGTTGCCCACAATGGTCTACCGAGTTTCGAGCGCCTGCGCCAGGAGGGTGTTAATATCCTACCAGCGTCGCGGGCCGTCCAACAGGATATTCGGGAACTGCACATTGGATTGTGTAACATGATGCCTGATGCCGCCCTAGAGGCGACAGAGCGTCAATTTTTCCGGCTCGTGGGAGAAAGCAACCCCATTGCCCAATTCTATGTCCATCCCTTTACCCTAGACACCCTCCCACGCGGCGGGGCGGCCCAGGAGCATATTGCCCGTTACTACGAACCCTTTGAGAAGGTACGCGAAGAGGGCTTGGATGCATTGATTATTAGCGGGGCCAATGTTACCCATACCGACTTGTCGCAGGAGTCCTTCTGGGAGCCGCTGATTACGATTATTGGTTGGGCACTTGAATCAGTCACCTCGACCCTCTGTTCTTGTCTGACCACCCACGCCGTACTCCAATTTCTCTATGGCCAGCATCGCGTGGCGATGCCGCATAAACGTTGGGGGGTGTATTCCCATCGAGTTGTGGATATGCATCATCCACTGGTCAAAGATATCAACACTCGTTTTGATGTCCCTCATTCCCGCTGGAACGGAATCTCCCGAGAACAGTTTGAGGCTGCGGGGATACGTATCTTGGCAGAGAGCGAGGAGGCGGGGGTACATCTGGCCGTGAGTAAGGATCAACTGCGCATGGTATTTTTCCAGGGACATCCAGAATATGACACCATCTCATTGCTCAAGGAATATAAGCGTGATGTAGCACTCTATGCCAATGGTCAGATTTCGAATCATCCGCCATTTCCGGAACATTATTTCAGTCTTCGCGAGCGAACCATTCTTGAGGAATACCATCAACGGGTAGAATTGGCGCGCACACGTGGGAATCCGCCCCCAGAATTCCCCGAACATTTAGTGAATCAGCGTTTGGATAATACCTGGCATGACACCGCCGAGGCGGTAGTAGGAAACTGGATGGGCTGCATTTATCAAGTAACACACTCTGACCGTTGTCGACCATTCATGGACAATGTAGACCCGAATGATCCGTTAGGATTGGGAAAGTTTTGA